One window of the Eucalyptus grandis isolate ANBG69807.140 chromosome 8, ASM1654582v1, whole genome shotgun sequence genome contains the following:
- the LOC104414520 gene encoding LOW QUALITY PROTEIN: trans-resveratrol di-O-methyltransferase (The sequence of the model RefSeq protein was modified relative to this genomic sequence to represent the inferred CDS: inserted 1 base in 1 codon): MDLAKGDGDAAASELLRAQAHIWNXIFSFINSMCLKCAIQLGIPDLIHGHGRPMTLPELVSALHVQPTRAHCIRRLMRVLVHSGFFEVRDLDGVDRQTGYALTGASRLLVKHDPLTLAPFALFALEPYSMDPWQYLSAWLGDREDVPSTLDMAHGVPAWEYVRRNPEVASSFHEAMASDSRLIAKLVGDTCGGVFEGMSSVVDVGGGSGTMAKAIADAFPHLTCTVFDLSAVVDGLVGSERLKFVGGDMFVEIPQADAILLKWILHDWSDEKCIEILKRSKEAVSGRGKVGKVILIEIVVGNQTEDHRSTETQLFFDMWMMNLNGKERSEKEWEKLFVDAGFSGYKIISHLGLRSLIEIYP, from the exons ATGGATTTGGCTAAAGGAGATGGAGATGCAGCCGCTAGTGAGCTCCTCCGAGCTCAAGCCCACATATGGA CCATATTTAGCTTCATCAACTCGATGTGCCTCAAGTGCGCCATTCAACTAGGCATACCCGACTTAATCCACGGCCACGGCCGACCCATGACCCTCCCCGAGCTCGTCTCTGCGCTCCATGTCCAACCCACCAGAGCCCATTGCATCCGTCGCCTCATGCGTGTTCTTGTCCACTCCGGCTTCTTCGAAGTGCGGGACCTCGATGGAGTGGATCGCCAGACCGGGTATGCCCTCACCGGCGCATCCCGACTCCTTGTAAAGCACGACCCGTTGACTTTAGCGCCCTTCGCGCTCTTCGCGCTCGAGCCTTACTCCATGGACCCGTGGCAGTATCTGAGTGCATGGTTGGGGGACAGAGAAGACGTCCCGTCGACGCTCGACATGGCGCATGGGGTACCCGCGTGGGAGTACGTGAGGCGCAATCCTGAGGTCGCCAGCTCGTTCCACGAGGCAATGGCTAGCGACTCGAGGTTGATAGCGAAGCTGGTGGGCGATACATGTGGGGGAGTCTTCGAGGGGATGAGCTCGGTGGTCGACGTGGGAGGCGGGTCAGGGACGATGGCCAAGGCCATTGCGGACGCGTTCCCGCACTTGACGTGCACGGTGTTCGATCTGTCGGCCGTGGTGGATGGTTTGGTCGGAAGCGAGAGGTTGAAGTTTGTGGGAGGTGACATGTTTGTGGAGATTCCCCAGGCGGATGCAATCTTACTCAAG TGGATATTGCACGACTGGAGCGACGAAAAATGCATCGAGATACTTAAGCGAAGCAAAGAGGCGGTGTCGGGTCGAGGCAAGGTCGGAAAAGTGATTCTGATAGAAATAGTAGTAGGGAATCAAACAGAAGATCATAGGTCCACCGAAACACAACTCTTCTTTGACATGTGGATGATGAACCTCAATGGGAAAGAAAGGAGTGAAAAGGAATGGGAAAAGCTATTTGTTGATGCTGGCTTTAGCGGTTATAAGATAATCTCTCACTTGGGCCTTCGATCCCTAATTGAGATTTATCCTTAA